One Cricetulus griseus strain 17A/GY chromosome 5, alternate assembly CriGri-PICRH-1.0, whole genome shotgun sequence genomic window carries:
- the LOC100774594 gene encoding cytochrome P450 4F6 isoform X2, translated as MQTAPVCSPFLSCCSSSLIVWSLPFLLLCLQVIPVYMAITLSSNPHIPIPLPGLRISPSAHLPRRMLQLSLSWLGLGPMAASLWHLLLLGGASWILARILAWSYVFYDNCCRLRCFPQPPKPNWFWGHLAMMKSNEEGMQFAAHLGHYFRDIHLCWVGPVYPVLRLIHPDTIALLLQAPAAVAPKEMTLYGLLKPWLGDGLLLSSGGKWSHHRRMLTPAFHFDILKPYVKIFNKSVNIMHAKWQRLTAKGIARLDMFEHISLMTLDSLQKCIFSFDSNCQESPSKYIAAILELSSLIMKRHRQLFLHMDFLYYLTPDGRRFRKACDLVHDFTDAVIRERRRTLNSQGVDEFVKAKAKSKTLDFIDVLLMAKDEHGKELSDEDVRAEADTFMFGGHDTTASGLSWILYNLARHPEYQERCRQEVRELLRDREPQEIEWDDLAQLPFLTMCIKESLRLHPPVTMILRCCTQDIVLPDGRVIPKGNVCAISIFGVHHNPSVWPDPEELHRTDFRHERDEGGAGADTAAFPRPAG; from the exons ATGCAAACAGCTCCTGTCTGcagtcccttcctctcctgttgtTCCTCCTCTCTCATTGTGTGGTCCTTGCCCTTCCTACTTCTCTGCCTCCAAGTCATCCCAGTCTATATGGCTATAACCCTATCCAGTAACCCGCACATCCCCATCCCTCTCCCGGGCCTCAGAATCTCACCCTCTGCCCATCTGCCCCGCAGGATGCTACAGCTGAGCCTGTCCTGGCTGGGACTGGGGCCCATGGCTGCCTCCCTGTGGCATCTCTTGTTGCTGGGTGGGGCCTCCTGGATTCTGGCCCGAATTCTGGCCTGGAGCTATGTCTTTTATGACAACTGCTGCCGCCTTCGTTGCTTCCCTCAGCCCCCTAAACCGAACTGGTTTTGGGGTCATTTGGCCATG ATGAAGAGCAACGAGGAAGGCATGCAGTTTGCAGCACATTTGGGCCACTACTTCCGTGATATCCACCTCTGTTGGGTTGGACCTGTCTACCCTGTCCTGCGGCTCATCCACCCGGATACCATTGCTCTCCTGCTCCAGGCCCCAG CTGCTGTTGCACCCAAGGAAATGACTCTCTATGGCCTCCTGAAGCCCTGGCTAG GGGACGGGCTCCTGCTGAGTTCAGGTGGCAAGTGGAGCCACCACCGCCGCATGCTGACACCCGCCTTTCACTTCGACATCCTGAAGCCCTATGTGAAGATTTTTAACAAGAGCGTGAACATCATGCAT GCCAAGTGGCAGCGCCTGACCGCCAAGGGCATCGCTCGTCTGGACATGTTTGAACACATCAGCCTCATGACCTTGGACAGTCTGCAGAAGTGCATCTTCAGCTTTGACAGCAACTGTCAGGA GTCTCCCAGTAAATACATTGCTGCCATTTTGGAGCTCAGCTCCCTCATAATGAAACGGCACCGCCAGCTCTTCCTGCATATGGACTTCCTGTACTACCTCACTCCTGATGGGCGGCGCTTCCGCAAGGCCTGCGACCTGGTGCATGACTTCACAGATGCTGTCATCAGGGAGAGACGCCGCACCCTCAATAGCCAGGGTGTTGATGAATTCGTGAAGGCCAAGGCTAAGTCTAAGACTTTAGACTTCATCGATGTGCTCTTGATGGCCAAG GACGAACATGGAAAGGAGCTGTCAGATGAGGACGTCCGGGCAGAGGCTGACACCTTCATGTTTGGAG GCCATGACACCACAGCCAGTGGGCTCTCCTGGATCCTGTACAACCTGGCGAGGCACCCAGAATACCAGGAGCGCTGCCGGCAGGAGGTGCGGGAGCTGCTGAGGGACCGAGAGCCTCAGGAGATTGAATG GGACGACCTGGCCCAGCTGCCCTTCCTCACCATGTGCATCAAGGAGAGTCTGCGGCTGCATCCCCCGGTCACAATGATCTTACGCTGCTGCACCCAGGACATTGTGCTGCCAGATGGCCGGGTCATCCCCAAAG GGAATGTCTGCGCCATCAGCATCTTCGGGGTTCACCACAATCCTTCAGTCTGGCCAGACCCTGAG GAACTGCATAGGACAGACTTTCGCCATGAACGAGATGAAGGTGGCGCTGGCGCTGACACTGCTGCGTTTCCGCGTCCTGCTGGATGA
- the LOC100774594 gene encoding cytochrome P450 4F6 isoform X1: MQTAPVCSPFLSCCSSSLIVWSLPFLLLCLQVIPVYMAITLSSNPHIPIPLPGLRISPSAHLPRRMLQLSLSWLGLGPMAASLWHLLLLGGASWILARILAWSYVFYDNCCRLRCFPQPPKPNWFWGHLAMMKSNEEGMQFAAHLGHYFRDIHLCWVGPVYPVLRLIHPDTIALLLQAPAAVAPKEMTLYGLLKPWLGDGLLLSSGGKWSHHRRMLTPAFHFDILKPYVKIFNKSVNIMHAKWQRLTAKGIARLDMFEHISLMTLDSLQKCIFSFDSNCQESPSKYIAAILELSSLIMKRHRQLFLHMDFLYYLTPDGRRFRKACDLVHDFTDAVIRERRRTLNSQGVDEFVKAKAKSKTLDFIDVLLMAKDEHGKELSDEDVRAEADTFMFGGHDTTASGLSWILYNLARHPEYQERCRQEVRELLRDREPQEIEWDDLAQLPFLTMCIKESLRLHPPVTMILRCCTQDIVLPDGRVIPKGNVCAISIFGVHHNPSVWPDPEVYDPFRFDPETPQKRSPLAFIPFSAGPRNCIGQTFAMNEMKVALALTLLRFRVLLDDKEPRRQPELILRAEGGLWLRVEPLSSGAQ, translated from the exons ATGCAAACAGCTCCTGTCTGcagtcccttcctctcctgttgtTCCTCCTCTCTCATTGTGTGGTCCTTGCCCTTCCTACTTCTCTGCCTCCAAGTCATCCCAGTCTATATGGCTATAACCCTATCCAGTAACCCGCACATCCCCATCCCTCTCCCGGGCCTCAGAATCTCACCCTCTGCCCATCTGCCCCGCAGGATGCTACAGCTGAGCCTGTCCTGGCTGGGACTGGGGCCCATGGCTGCCTCCCTGTGGCATCTCTTGTTGCTGGGTGGGGCCTCCTGGATTCTGGCCCGAATTCTGGCCTGGAGCTATGTCTTTTATGACAACTGCTGCCGCCTTCGTTGCTTCCCTCAGCCCCCTAAACCGAACTGGTTTTGGGGTCATTTGGCCATG ATGAAGAGCAACGAGGAAGGCATGCAGTTTGCAGCACATTTGGGCCACTACTTCCGTGATATCCACCTCTGTTGGGTTGGACCTGTCTACCCTGTCCTGCGGCTCATCCACCCGGATACCATTGCTCTCCTGCTCCAGGCCCCAG CTGCTGTTGCACCCAAGGAAATGACTCTCTATGGCCTCCTGAAGCCCTGGCTAG GGGACGGGCTCCTGCTGAGTTCAGGTGGCAAGTGGAGCCACCACCGCCGCATGCTGACACCCGCCTTTCACTTCGACATCCTGAAGCCCTATGTGAAGATTTTTAACAAGAGCGTGAACATCATGCAT GCCAAGTGGCAGCGCCTGACCGCCAAGGGCATCGCTCGTCTGGACATGTTTGAACACATCAGCCTCATGACCTTGGACAGTCTGCAGAAGTGCATCTTCAGCTTTGACAGCAACTGTCAGGA GTCTCCCAGTAAATACATTGCTGCCATTTTGGAGCTCAGCTCCCTCATAATGAAACGGCACCGCCAGCTCTTCCTGCATATGGACTTCCTGTACTACCTCACTCCTGATGGGCGGCGCTTCCGCAAGGCCTGCGACCTGGTGCATGACTTCACAGATGCTGTCATCAGGGAGAGACGCCGCACCCTCAATAGCCAGGGTGTTGATGAATTCGTGAAGGCCAAGGCTAAGTCTAAGACTTTAGACTTCATCGATGTGCTCTTGATGGCCAAG GACGAACATGGAAAGGAGCTGTCAGATGAGGACGTCCGGGCAGAGGCTGACACCTTCATGTTTGGAG GCCATGACACCACAGCCAGTGGGCTCTCCTGGATCCTGTACAACCTGGCGAGGCACCCAGAATACCAGGAGCGCTGCCGGCAGGAGGTGCGGGAGCTGCTGAGGGACCGAGAGCCTCAGGAGATTGAATG GGACGACCTGGCCCAGCTGCCCTTCCTCACCATGTGCATCAAGGAGAGTCTGCGGCTGCATCCCCCGGTCACAATGATCTTACGCTGCTGCACCCAGGACATTGTGCTGCCAGATGGCCGGGTCATCCCCAAAG GGAATGTCTGCGCCATCAGCATCTTCGGGGTTCACCACAATCCTTCAGTCTGGCCAGACCCTGAG GTCTATGACCCCTTCAGATTTGACCCAGAAACTCCACAGAAGAGGTCACCTCTggcttttattcctttctcagcGGGGCCCAG GAACTGCATAGGACAGACTTTCGCCATGAACGAGATGAAGGTGGCGCTGGCGCTGACACTGCTGCGTTTCCGCGTCCTGCTGGATGACAAGGAGCCCCGCAGGCAGCCGGAGCTGATCCTGCGTGCAGAGGGTGGGCTGTGGCTGCGGGTGGAGCCCCTGAGCTCGGGTGCACAGtga
- the LOC100774594 gene encoding cytochrome P450 4F6 isoform X3 translates to MLQLSLSWLGLGPMAASLWHLLLLGGASWILARILAWSYVFYDNCCRLRCFPQPPKPNWFWGHLAMMKSNEEGMQFAAHLGHYFRDIHLCWVGPVYPVLRLIHPDTIALLLQAPAAVAPKEMTLYGLLKPWLGDGLLLSSGGKWSHHRRMLTPAFHFDILKPYVKIFNKSVNIMHAKWQRLTAKGIARLDMFEHISLMTLDSLQKCIFSFDSNCQESPSKYIAAILELSSLIMKRHRQLFLHMDFLYYLTPDGRRFRKACDLVHDFTDAVIRERRRTLNSQGVDEFVKAKAKSKTLDFIDVLLMAKDEHGKELSDEDVRAEADTFMFGGHDTTASGLSWILYNLARHPEYQERCRQEVRELLRDREPQEIEWDDLAQLPFLTMCIKESLRLHPPVTMILRCCTQDIVLPDGRVIPKGNVCAISIFGVHHNPSVWPDPEVYDPFRFDPETPQKRSPLAFIPFSAGPRNCIGQTFAMNEMKVALALTLLRFRVLLDDKEPRRQPELILRAEGGLWLRVEPLSSGAQ, encoded by the exons ATGCTACAGCTGAGCCTGTCCTGGCTGGGACTGGGGCCCATGGCTGCCTCCCTGTGGCATCTCTTGTTGCTGGGTGGGGCCTCCTGGATTCTGGCCCGAATTCTGGCCTGGAGCTATGTCTTTTATGACAACTGCTGCCGCCTTCGTTGCTTCCCTCAGCCCCCTAAACCGAACTGGTTTTGGGGTCATTTGGCCATG ATGAAGAGCAACGAGGAAGGCATGCAGTTTGCAGCACATTTGGGCCACTACTTCCGTGATATCCACCTCTGTTGGGTTGGACCTGTCTACCCTGTCCTGCGGCTCATCCACCCGGATACCATTGCTCTCCTGCTCCAGGCCCCAG CTGCTGTTGCACCCAAGGAAATGACTCTCTATGGCCTCCTGAAGCCCTGGCTAG GGGACGGGCTCCTGCTGAGTTCAGGTGGCAAGTGGAGCCACCACCGCCGCATGCTGACACCCGCCTTTCACTTCGACATCCTGAAGCCCTATGTGAAGATTTTTAACAAGAGCGTGAACATCATGCAT GCCAAGTGGCAGCGCCTGACCGCCAAGGGCATCGCTCGTCTGGACATGTTTGAACACATCAGCCTCATGACCTTGGACAGTCTGCAGAAGTGCATCTTCAGCTTTGACAGCAACTGTCAGGA GTCTCCCAGTAAATACATTGCTGCCATTTTGGAGCTCAGCTCCCTCATAATGAAACGGCACCGCCAGCTCTTCCTGCATATGGACTTCCTGTACTACCTCACTCCTGATGGGCGGCGCTTCCGCAAGGCCTGCGACCTGGTGCATGACTTCACAGATGCTGTCATCAGGGAGAGACGCCGCACCCTCAATAGCCAGGGTGTTGATGAATTCGTGAAGGCCAAGGCTAAGTCTAAGACTTTAGACTTCATCGATGTGCTCTTGATGGCCAAG GACGAACATGGAAAGGAGCTGTCAGATGAGGACGTCCGGGCAGAGGCTGACACCTTCATGTTTGGAG GCCATGACACCACAGCCAGTGGGCTCTCCTGGATCCTGTACAACCTGGCGAGGCACCCAGAATACCAGGAGCGCTGCCGGCAGGAGGTGCGGGAGCTGCTGAGGGACCGAGAGCCTCAGGAGATTGAATG GGACGACCTGGCCCAGCTGCCCTTCCTCACCATGTGCATCAAGGAGAGTCTGCGGCTGCATCCCCCGGTCACAATGATCTTACGCTGCTGCACCCAGGACATTGTGCTGCCAGATGGCCGGGTCATCCCCAAAG GGAATGTCTGCGCCATCAGCATCTTCGGGGTTCACCACAATCCTTCAGTCTGGCCAGACCCTGAG GTCTATGACCCCTTCAGATTTGACCCAGAAACTCCACAGAAGAGGTCACCTCTggcttttattcctttctcagcGGGGCCCAG GAACTGCATAGGACAGACTTTCGCCATGAACGAGATGAAGGTGGCGCTGGCGCTGACACTGCTGCGTTTCCGCGTCCTGCTGGATGACAAGGAGCCCCGCAGGCAGCCGGAGCTGATCCTGCGTGCAGAGGGTGGGCTGTGGCTGCGGGTGGAGCCCCTGAGCTCGGGTGCACAGtga
- the LOC100774594 gene encoding cytochrome P450 4F6 isoform X4, which translates to MKSNEEGMQFAAHLGHYFRDIHLCWVGPVYPVLRLIHPDTIALLLQAPAAVAPKEMTLYGLLKPWLGDGLLLSSGGKWSHHRRMLTPAFHFDILKPYVKIFNKSVNIMHAKWQRLTAKGIARLDMFEHISLMTLDSLQKCIFSFDSNCQESPSKYIAAILELSSLIMKRHRQLFLHMDFLYYLTPDGRRFRKACDLVHDFTDAVIRERRRTLNSQGVDEFVKAKAKSKTLDFIDVLLMAKDEHGKELSDEDVRAEADTFMFGGHDTTASGLSWILYNLARHPEYQERCRQEVRELLRDREPQEIEWDDLAQLPFLTMCIKESLRLHPPVTMILRCCTQDIVLPDGRVIPKGNVCAISIFGVHHNPSVWPDPEVYDPFRFDPETPQKRSPLAFIPFSAGPRNCIGQTFAMNEMKVALALTLLRFRVLLDDKEPRRQPELILRAEGGLWLRVEPLSSGAQ; encoded by the exons ATGAAGAGCAACGAGGAAGGCATGCAGTTTGCAGCACATTTGGGCCACTACTTCCGTGATATCCACCTCTGTTGGGTTGGACCTGTCTACCCTGTCCTGCGGCTCATCCACCCGGATACCATTGCTCTCCTGCTCCAGGCCCCAG CTGCTGTTGCACCCAAGGAAATGACTCTCTATGGCCTCCTGAAGCCCTGGCTAG GGGACGGGCTCCTGCTGAGTTCAGGTGGCAAGTGGAGCCACCACCGCCGCATGCTGACACCCGCCTTTCACTTCGACATCCTGAAGCCCTATGTGAAGATTTTTAACAAGAGCGTGAACATCATGCAT GCCAAGTGGCAGCGCCTGACCGCCAAGGGCATCGCTCGTCTGGACATGTTTGAACACATCAGCCTCATGACCTTGGACAGTCTGCAGAAGTGCATCTTCAGCTTTGACAGCAACTGTCAGGA GTCTCCCAGTAAATACATTGCTGCCATTTTGGAGCTCAGCTCCCTCATAATGAAACGGCACCGCCAGCTCTTCCTGCATATGGACTTCCTGTACTACCTCACTCCTGATGGGCGGCGCTTCCGCAAGGCCTGCGACCTGGTGCATGACTTCACAGATGCTGTCATCAGGGAGAGACGCCGCACCCTCAATAGCCAGGGTGTTGATGAATTCGTGAAGGCCAAGGCTAAGTCTAAGACTTTAGACTTCATCGATGTGCTCTTGATGGCCAAG GACGAACATGGAAAGGAGCTGTCAGATGAGGACGTCCGGGCAGAGGCTGACACCTTCATGTTTGGAG GCCATGACACCACAGCCAGTGGGCTCTCCTGGATCCTGTACAACCTGGCGAGGCACCCAGAATACCAGGAGCGCTGCCGGCAGGAGGTGCGGGAGCTGCTGAGGGACCGAGAGCCTCAGGAGATTGAATG GGACGACCTGGCCCAGCTGCCCTTCCTCACCATGTGCATCAAGGAGAGTCTGCGGCTGCATCCCCCGGTCACAATGATCTTACGCTGCTGCACCCAGGACATTGTGCTGCCAGATGGCCGGGTCATCCCCAAAG GGAATGTCTGCGCCATCAGCATCTTCGGGGTTCACCACAATCCTTCAGTCTGGCCAGACCCTGAG GTCTATGACCCCTTCAGATTTGACCCAGAAACTCCACAGAAGAGGTCACCTCTggcttttattcctttctcagcGGGGCCCAG GAACTGCATAGGACAGACTTTCGCCATGAACGAGATGAAGGTGGCGCTGGCGCTGACACTGCTGCGTTTCCGCGTCCTGCTGGATGACAAGGAGCCCCGCAGGCAGCCGGAGCTGATCCTGCGTGCAGAGGGTGGGCTGTGGCTGCGGGTGGAGCCCCTGAGCTCGGGTGCACAGtga